One genomic segment of Centroberyx gerrardi isolate f3 chromosome 4, fCenGer3.hap1.cur.20231027, whole genome shotgun sequence includes these proteins:
- the LOC144538574 gene encoding MOB kinase activator 2: MGGCHSYPSATEADTTTLQPSDINNEKLGINNNNLEERPYLQQQYVCQRITHTDMSALTTLPPGLDQAEWLASNTVAFFKHINLFSSALSEFCTPSTCPTACGPGNTVYVWTDEQGKKLKCSAPLYFDYAMSYIQDLLTDEDVFPTKAGSVFPAGFVFMVQKVFLLLFRTLAHIYWSHYTEALALGLHPHLNTLFTHLTHFCRQHALLEPEDTAPLQDLITALGQHGYT, encoded by the exons ATGGGGGGTTGCCATAGTTACCCCTCAGCTACGGAGGCAGACACCACAACTCTTCAGCCCTCTGACATCAACAATGAAAAACT GGgaattaataacaataatctgGAGGAGCGTCCATATCTCCAGCAGCAGTATGTGTGCCAGCGGAtcacacacacggacatgtCCGCCCTCACAACCCTGCCGCCCGGCCTCGACCAGGCAGAGTGGCTGGCCAGTAACA CGGTGGCGTTTTTCAAGCATATAAACCTGTTCTCTAGTGCATTGTCTGAGTTCTGCACTCCCAGCACCTGCCCTACTGCCTGTGGACCGGGCAACAC GGTTTATGTTTGGACCGATGAGCAGGGCAAGAAGCTGAAGTGCTCCGCCCCACTTTATTTTGACTACGCCATGTCGTACATTCAGGATCTACTGACTGATGAAGACGTGTTCCCCACCAAAGCAG gttcagtgtttcctgcagGCTTCGTCTTTATGGTCCAGAAGGTGTTTCTGCTGTTGTTCAGAACTCTGGCTCACATTTACTGGTCTCACTACACAGAAGCACTGGCGCTGGGCCTGCACCCACACCTCAacacactcttcacacacctcacacacttCTGCCGGCAGCATGCGCTGCTGGAGCCAGAGGACACCGCGCCGCTGCAGGACCTCATCACAGCTCTGGGACAGCATGGCTACacctaa